One Fibrobacter sp. UWB16 DNA window includes the following coding sequences:
- a CDS encoding PD-(D/E)XK nuclease family transposase produces the protein MANETIKNETFLGDTREFCERQKLEEIKKQKYLDPLYDAAFKAFLSDEQALVSFLNGVFHLGGDNKIKSVTVKNTEINIIFPQVKTFRLDIRAKTANGFCINVEMQKAKPLHFVERVLLQHSAFLLQSKYELDQETFAGQSTNLSDAERAERESRRYEIPPTFAIWICDFAIQQQDDYRGTWAIRNDKGLTISDKVKYIIYDLTRFDRSEEQVETDEDRWLFLLKHAGSALSLPDFGDETIAKAIHRILVDNASEALLREQVKSMVLTEEEQDYLAWIKMKGVNLGADKKAREMATKMLLKNEPIGKIIEYTELSEADIGAIKSEIDQK, from the coding sequence ATGGCTAATGAAACTATCAAAAATGAAACATTTTTAGGGGATACTCGCGAGTTTTGCGAACGGCAAAAACTTGAGGAAATTAAGAAACAAAAATACCTTGACCCGCTTTACGATGCCGCTTTCAAGGCGTTCTTGAGCGACGAACAGGCTCTCGTCAGCTTTTTGAACGGGGTATTCCACTTGGGGGGCGATAACAAAATCAAGTCTGTCACGGTCAAAAATACTGAAATCAACATTATCTTTCCGCAGGTCAAAACGTTCAGACTGGATATTCGTGCGAAAACCGCGAACGGGTTTTGCATCAATGTGGAGATGCAAAAGGCTAAGCCTCTTCATTTTGTAGAGCGGGTATTGCTTCAACATAGTGCGTTTTTGCTCCAAAGCAAGTACGAATTGGACCAAGAAACTTTTGCGGGACAGTCTACTAATCTCTCCGATGCGGAACGTGCAGAGCGTGAATCTCGTCGCTATGAAATCCCACCGACTTTTGCCATCTGGATTTGCGATTTTGCCATCCAACAGCAGGATGACTATCGCGGCACTTGGGCCATTCGCAACGATAAGGGCTTGACGATTTCCGATAAGGTTAAGTATATTATATATGACTTGACTAGGTTTGACAGGTCTGAGGAGCAAGTTGAGACCGATGAGGATCGCTGGCTATTTTTGCTGAAACACGCAGGTAGCGCCCTATCACTCCCGGATTTTGGCGATGAGACTATTGCGAAGGCAATTCATCGAATCTTGGTTGACAATGCTTCGGAAGCGCTTTTAAGAGAACAGGTAAAGAGTATGGTTTTGACGGAAGAAGAACAGGATTATCTCGCCTGGATTAAGATGAAAGGAGTTAATTTGGGTGCCGATAAAAAGGCGCGCGAGATGGCAACGAAAATGCTGTTGAAAAACGAACCTATTGG
- a CDS encoding type B 50S ribosomal protein L31 yields the protein MKEGIHPNYQPVVFVDANTGKEYITRSTKSSAEKKTIDGVEYNVISLEITADTHPFWTGKQHRVDTAGRIDSFNKRYGGGANITSAKRKTRKAAPVKAEEEA from the coding sequence ATGAAAGAAGGTATCCACCCTAATTATCAACCGGTCGTGTTCGTCGATGCGAATACGGGTAAAGAATACATCACCCGCTCCACGAAGTCTTCCGCCGAAAAGAAGACTATCGATGGTGTTGAATATAACGTGATTTCCTTGGAAATCACTGCTGATACCCATCCGTTCTGGACGGGCAAGCAGCATCGCGTGGATACGGCTGGCCGTATCGACAGCTTCAACAAGCGCTATGGCGGCGGTGCTAACATCACCTCTGCAAAGCGTAAGACTCGCAAGGCTGCTCCGGTCAAGGCTGAAGAAGAAGCTTAA